In Osmerus eperlanus chromosome 17, fOsmEpe2.1, whole genome shotgun sequence, a single genomic region encodes these proteins:
- the gxylt1b gene encoding glucoside xylosyltransferase 1 translates to MRRYIRAFLVCTVLAVLSVLYVYSKLFYSTLLDGGGVGRMTFLSPAASQRRAIGQGTKLLEDRKGPESQHWNNRNIMRQRVESDPSPAPIMHLGVVACGQRLEETLTMVKSAVLLSSKQLLLHLFSEELLHSSFTLALESWPGHVRSRFSYRLYPITLPQEHAAEWRKLFKPCASQRLFLPLILKDVDSLLYVDSDVVFLEPVDALWAFLTAFNSTQLVAMAPEHEEPRIAWYNRFARHPYYGRTGINSGVMLMNMTRIRSTYFKNDMTSVGLRWEELLRPLLQKYKLNITWGDQDLLNIIFHHNPECLMEVSCQWNYRPDHCIYGSNCVSAEEAGVCILHGNRGVYHDNKQPAFRAVYDAINQYSFDADPVSSLLRPLEAALQNTTHTYCGKAQHQLTKRLAVSLTSTHRG, encoded by the exons ATGCGGCGATACATTCGTGCATTCCTTGTGTGCACGGTGTTGGCAGTGTTATCGGTATTGTACGTGTACAGTAAACTGTTCTACTCGACTCTGTTGGACGGAGGAGGCGTCGGTAGGATGACGTTCTTGTCGCCAGCTGCTTCCCAGCGGAGAGCCATCGGACAAGGAACCAAGCTGCTAGAAGACAGAAAAGGCCCCGAGAGCCAACATTGGAATAACAG gAACATCATGCGTCAGAGGGTTGAGAGCGATCCCAGTCCTGCTCCCATCATGCACCTGGGCGTGGTGGCGTGCGgccagaggctggaggagacccTGACCATGGTCAAGTCTGCCGTGCTCCTCAGCTCCAAACAGCTCCTCCTGCACCTGTTCTCTGAGGAGCTTCTGCACAGCAGCTTCACACTGGCG TTGGAGTCTTGGCCTGGCCATGTGCGCTCCAGGTTCAGCTACAGGCTGTACCCCATCACCCTCCCCCAGGAGCACGCTGCAGAGTGGAGGAAGCTGTTCAAACCCTGCGCCTCCCAGAGGCTCTTCCTCCCT CTCATCCTGAAAGACGTAGACTCCCTGCTCTACGTAGACTCTGACGTCGTGTTCCTGGAACCTGTCGACGCCCTGTGGGCGTTCCTGACCGCCTTCAACTCCACCCAGCTGGTTGCCATGGCGCCGGAGCACGAGGAGCCGCGCATAGCCTGGTACAACCGCTTCGCCCGACACCCGTACTACGGACGCACAGGGATCAACTCTGGGGTCATGCTGATGAACATGACCCGCATCAGGAGCACCTACTTCAAG AATGACATGACGTCCGTAGGACTCAGGTGGGAGGAGCTACTGAGGCCTCTGCTGCAGAAATACAAGCTGAACATCACCTGGGGAGACCAGGACCTGCTTAACATTATCTTCCACCACAACcctg AGTGTCTGATGGAGGTGTCATGCCAGTGGAACTACCGTCCAGACCACTGTATCTACGGCTCCAACTGTGTCTCAGCAGAGGAAGCTGGGGTCTGCATCCTCCATGGCAACAGGGGGGTCTACCATGACAACAAACAACCTGCATTCAGAGCTGTATACGATGCCATAAATCAG TACTCGTTTGACGCGGACCCAGTCAGCTCTCTGCTGCGCCCCCTGGAGGCCGCACTGCAGAACACCACCCACACCTACTGTGGCAAGGCCCAACACCAGCTCACCAAAAGACTGGCAGTCAGTCTaaccagcacacacagaggCTGA
- the yaf2 gene encoding YY1-associated factor 2 isoform X1 — MDKSIKPAHRDPRLRTNRCFSCLLPLGPLTGPCSDMLTCSYLNRLFCPLLFHRPHRKPRPVSQLVSQQVTPQFASPTQPKKEKKERTEKERHDKEPTLKKNNHKKMRPRLKNIDRSSAQHLEVTVGDLTVIITDFKEKPKPSSTSTTTTTSSTTSVSADHHNQSGSSSDNTERGVSRSSSPRGEASSVNGELH; from the exons ATGGACAAGTCTATTAAACCTGCGCACAGAGATCCACGTCTGAGGACAAACCGCTGCTTtagctgcctcctgcctctcggTCCACTCACAGGACCATGTTCAGATATGTTGACGTGTTCATACCTTAATCgtctcttctgtcctctcctcttccaccgtCCCCACAGGAAGCCTCGCCCTGTCTCTCAGTTAGTCTCCCAGCAGGTAACGCCACAGTTTGCTTCTCCCACGCAGCCTaagaaggagaaaaaggagagaacagagaaagagagacatgatAAGGAACCAACACTAAAGAAGAACAACCACAAGAAGATGAG GCCGAGGTTAAAGAACATTGACAGGAGCAGCGCTCAGCACCTGGAGGTGACGGTGGGAGATCTAACTGTCATTATCACAGACTTTAAGGAGAAGCCTAAGCCCTCGTCcacatccaccaccaccaccacctcctccacaacctcagtctCCGCAGACCACCACAACCAGAGTGGCTCCAGCTCAGACAACACAGAGAGGGGGGTCTCTAGGTCATCCTCACCCAGGGGGGAGGCCTCTTCCGTCAATGGAGAGCTACACTAG